From the Lathyrus oleraceus cultivar Zhongwan6 chromosome 4, CAAS_Psat_ZW6_1.0, whole genome shotgun sequence genome, one window contains:
- the LOC127137768 gene encoding uncharacterized protein LOC127137768 has protein sequence MTLKVVKGQVVADFIVDHSIDAAALNYVELGPRKLYFDGSSHKNGTGVGVVIISPNKIPMTFQYKVKGIFSNNKAEYESLITRLEMLLELGATQVEIMGDSELVIKQITKEYRCVKENLIMYFKIASRLLKKFEMVYIRHIPRIENMIANDLAQIASGYKISREKLHKVIEVRGKVVATRLTPMDLE, from the coding sequence ATGACATTAAAAGTTGTGAAAGGTCAAGTAGTAGCAGACTTTATAGTTGATCACTCCATTGACGCTGCCGCTTTGAACTATGTTGAATTAGGGCCGCGGAAGCTATACTTCGACGGATCTAGCCATAAAAATGGCACAGGTGTCGGAGTCGTAATTATTTCTCCAAATAAAATTCCAATGACATTCCAATATAAAGTAAAAGGTATTTTTTCAAATAACAAAGCTGAATACGAATCCCTCATAACAAGACTTGAAAtgttgttggaattgggggcaactcaGGTCGAGATAATGGGAGACTCGGAGCTAGTTATAAAACAGATCACGAAAGAATATAGGTGTGTTAAAGAGAATCTGATCATGTATTTTAAAATCGCCAGTCGATTGTTGAAAAAGTTCGAAATGGTTTATATTCGACATATACCACGAATAGAGAACATGATAGCTAATGACCTGGCCCAAATCGCATCTGGGTATAAAATTTCGAGAGAAAAGTTGCACAAAGTCATAGAAGTTAGAGGAAAGGTAGTGGCAACCAGATTAACTCCCATGGATTTAGAATAG